GATATTGCGCGAGCCAAGACACATGCAGCATAAAGTCACGTTTAACCGCTTTGTTTTCCTTCTTCTTTCCGCAGCGGCGCTCCCCTTGTCCGCAGCCGCCGAGGGAGAGGCGCAGGCACCGGTCAAACAGCAGAACCTGCCTTCCATCATCGTTGCGCATGCCGCAAAACGCGATCTCGTCGACCGCATCATCGCGACGGGCACCATCCGTCCGGTTGATGAAATCTATGTCCAGCCGCTGGTCGACGGCCTGTCGATCGATACGCTGAACGTCGATATCGGTGACAGGGTCGAAGCAAATGCGATCCTTGCCGTCCTCTCCTCGGACAGTCTGATCCTTCAGAAAAGCCAGCTTGAGGCCAACAAGGCCAAGGCGCAGGCTGCTGTCGCACAGGCCAAGGCACAGGTCCTGGAAGCGGAGGCGAGCGCCAATGACGCGAACCGCCAGCGCGACCGCGCCGCAAAGCTCGGCCAGAGCGGCTCCGGCTCCGTCTCGCAGGTAGAACAGACCCAGGCCCAGGCCGAAGTGGCCGCCGCCAAACTCAACGCCGCCCGCCAGGCCGTTTCCGCCGGCGAAGCCGACATCAAGGTGGTTGATGCGCAGATTGCCGATATCGATCTGAAGCTGACGCGCACGGGCGTGAAAACCCCGGTTGCCGGCATCGTTTCAGCCAAGAATGCGAAGGTCGGCGCGATTGCCAGCGGTGCCGGCAATCCGCTTTTCACCGTCATCAAGGATGGCGCGATCGAACTCGTCGCCGATCTGTCCGAGACCGATATCCAGAAGGTGAAGATCGGCCAGAAAGCCTATTTGACGGTTGCCGGCGGAGCTGAGAAAATAGAGGGCAAGGTGCGCCTCGTCTCGCCCACCGTCGATCCGACGACGCGCCTCGGTTCCGTGCATGTGGTGCTGCCCGAAAACAGCCCGGCGCGCTCAGGCATGTATGCCAGCGCGGCGATCATCGTCGAAGAGACGAATGCGCTTGCTTTGCCGCTTTCGGCCGTTACCTCCGGGCGTGAAGGCTCGACCACCCGCAAGGTGGAAGGCGACGTCGTCAAGCAGGTGAAGATCGAGACCGGCATAGAAGACAGTGGT
This window of the Agrobacterium fabrum str. C58 genome carries:
- a CDS encoding efflux RND transporter periplasmic adaptor subunit, with the translated sequence MQHKVTFNRFVFLLLSAAALPLSAAAEGEAQAPVKQQNLPSIIVAHAAKRDLVDRIIATGTIRPVDEIYVQPLVDGLSIDTLNVDIGDRVEANAILAVLSSDSLILQKSQLEANKAKAQAAVAQAKAQVLEAEASANDANRQRDRAAKLGQSGSGSVSQVEQTQAQAEVAAAKLNAARQAVSAGEADIKVVDAQIADIDLKLTRTGVKTPVAGIVSAKNAKVGAIASGAGNPLFTVIKDGAIELVADLSETDIQKVKIGQKAYLTVAGGAEKIEGKVRLVSPTVDPTTRLGSVHVVLPENSPARSGMYASAAIIVEETNALALPLSAVTSGREGSTTRKVEGDVVKQVKIETGIEDSGFIEIVSGLAAGDKVVEKAGAFVRDGDRINPVEAQTAASN